The genomic interval CGCTTTGGGGTTTCGACTCGTCGGTTCAGGGAAAGAGCCTTTACGCCGGAAATTCTTGGTTGGCAGCGTCTTTGCGCCCAGGCGTGGGGTTCACCGAAAAGGGGTTCGGAGGGAAGAGTATGAAGCTATTCCTCAAGGCAATCCTGCTCGTTCTGCTCTTGGCAGCACCGGCATTGGCCCAGAAGAAAGTGATCGTGGGGGTAAGCTGGGCCAATTTCCAAGAGGAACGCTGGAAGATCGACGAAGCCGCCATCCGCCAGCAGCTAGGCCGTATGGGAGCCGACTATATCAGCGCCGATGCGCAAAGCTCCTCGGAGAAGCAGCTCAACGACATCGACGCCCTTATCTCGCGCGGAGCCAACGCCCTGATCATCCTGGCCTGGGACAAGGATGCCATCCTGCCCGCCATTGATAAAGCCAAGGCCGCCGGGATCCCGGTGGTGGCCTATGACCGCTTGATCGAAAACGACTACGCCTACTACATCACCTTCGATAACGTGGAAGTGGGCCGGATGCAGGCTAGAGCGGTATACGCCGTAAAGCCCAAGGGCAACTATGCCTTCATCCTGGGGGCCAATACCGACCCCAACGCCGACTTTTTGCACAAAGGGCAGCTCGAGGTGCTCCAGCCCGCCATCAATAGAGGGGACATCAAGGTGGTAGGCAAGCAGTATACCGAGGGGTGGAAGCCCGAAGTGGCCCAGCGCAACATGGAACAAATCCTTGCCGCCAACGGCAACAAAGTAGACGCAGTGGTGGCTTCCAACGACGGCACCGCCGGAGGAGTGGTGGCTGCGCTGGCCGCAGTGGGCCTGGCTGGCAAGGTTCCAGTCTCGGGGCAAGATGGCGACCAAGCCGCCCTCAACCGCGTAGCCCGTGGGCTGCAAACGGTAAGCGTCTGGAAAGATGCCCGCGAGTTGGGCAAAAAAGCCGCTGAGGCCGCAGTGCTGATGGCGCGAGGCACGCCCAAGGAAAAACTCCCCGGTCGCACCGTGTTCGCCGATGGCCCCAACAAGGTCAAGATGAACGCCCTGTTGCTTAAACCCATCCCGATCACCCGCCAGAACCTCGACGTGGTGCTCAAAGCGGGCTGGATCACCAAAGAAGCCCTCTGCCAAGGGGTAAGCGGCGCGAACGCTCCTGCCGCCTGCCGCTGATCTGCTGGGATCAGGAGGGGTGGGCCGCGCGCCCACCCCTTGTATGCTGAAGGGACCCCGGCTATCTCAGCTTCCCTCTCGTAGTGCAACGCAAATAGCCTTAATATAGGCTCAACCAGCGTTAACGAAAGGAGCGGCAGCCATGCAGATGCAGCGCAATAGAGCGGGTGCCGAAAACGTTTTTCAAAGCCTCCGGGTAGATGGTCGAATCCTGACCATGCTGATCGTGCTGATCGTAGTATGGACGGTCTTCCAACTGCTCACCCTGAACCAGCCCGGCCAATTTTTGAGCCCACAAAATCTCTGGAACCTCTCAGTGCAGACCGCCGTGGTCGGGATCATGGTAGGGGGTATGGTGTTGGTGATCGTGACGCGGCAAATTGACCTCTCGGTGGGCTCAGTTTTGGGCTTCACCGGGATGATCATGGCCCTGATCCAGACGGTTCCCCCGCTGGGCTGGGGCGGCCACTGGCTTTTGGCGCTTTTGGTGGGCTTGGCGTTGGGCGCCCTGATCGGGGCCTTTCAGGGGTACTGGGTGGCGTACTGGGGGGTTCCGGCTTTTGTGGTCACGCTGGCCGGGCTGCTCATCTTCCGCAATGCCACTTTCATCGTGGCCAGCGGACGCACCATCGGGCCGCTCAACGATAGCTTCAAGGTATTGGGGGGCGGGCTGAATGGTTCGATCGGGGAAACCTGGACCTGGGTAGTGGGGGGGGTGGTAATGCTCCTCATCGTCTACCATTCGCTCTCCAACCGTAGCCGCCGCCAGAAGAACGGGCTTCCGGTGCGCCCGATGTGGGCCGAGGGGGTAGTGATGGGTTTTTTGCTGATGCTCACCCTGGCCTTTGTACTGGTAATGAATGCCTACACCTACCCTGGCACCAACATCCCTCGAGGCATCCCGGTCCCGGTGCTGATCACCTTATTGGTGCTCTTCACGCTCAACTGGGTGACCCTCAAC from Meiothermus sp. Pnk-1 carries:
- a CDS encoding sugar ABC transporter permease, with amino-acid sequence MQMQRNRAGAENVFQSLRVDGRILTMLIVLIVVWTVFQLLTLNQPGQFLSPQNLWNLSVQTAVVGIMVGGMVLVIVTRQIDLSVGSVLGFTGMIMALIQTVPPLGWGGHWLLALLVGLALGALIGAFQGYWVAYWGVPAFVVTLAGLLIFRNATFIVASGRTIGPLNDSFKVLGGGLNGSIGETWTWVVGGVVMLLIVYHSLSNRSRRQKNGLPVRPMWAEGVVMGFLLMLTLAFVLVMNAYTYPGTNIPRGIPVPVLITLLVLFTLNWVTLNTRFGRYVFAIGGNPEAALLAGINVRRMLVWVFALMGLLAALAGAVQAARLNFVTNSMGNLLELDVIAAAVIGGTALAGGSGTIVGAAMGALLMSSLRGGMVLLGLPTEWQNVVLGAVLLAAVIWNTVYLRNQKS
- the xylF gene encoding D-xylose ABC transporter substrate-binding protein, with the translated sequence MKLFLKAILLVLLLAAPALAQKKVIVGVSWANFQEERWKIDEAAIRQQLGRMGADYISADAQSSSEKQLNDIDALISRGANALIILAWDKDAILPAIDKAKAAGIPVVAYDRLIENDYAYYITFDNVEVGRMQARAVYAVKPKGNYAFILGANTDPNADFLHKGQLEVLQPAINRGDIKVVGKQYTEGWKPEVAQRNMEQILAANGNKVDAVVASNDGTAGGVVAALAAVGLAGKVPVSGQDGDQAALNRVARGLQTVSVWKDARELGKKAAEAAVLMARGTPKEKLPGRTVFADGPNKVKMNALLLKPIPITRQNLDVVLKAGWITKEALCQGVSGANAPAACR